A stretch of DNA from Malus sylvestris chromosome 9, drMalSylv7.2, whole genome shotgun sequence:
TGAAAAAACATGTTCTAATCTCCAAGCTTGCCTCGCCTCCATTCCGacataaaaaaaagaagcatcAATTCGTGCTCGGTTTGCACCTCCATGCACAAGAAGCAACCAAGTCTCTGTTCTTCCAGCCAAGATAGAGTGCCCCATCTCGCTCTTCAAGCCGATATTTGTCAGAGTAGTTATCCAGCAGCGTCTTGATGGTGGCATTTACCAAGGAGCTTAAAGGGTACGGTGTAAATCCAGCCATTGCAAACCGCAACCTCCACTTTCCAAGAAGCTCGTGTCTTTCCACCCTCTCAACGCCCTCGCATGCTATTATGTTAACAACCTCCCTAGCCAAGCAGTGTTGCTCCACATTGATCCGCTCCTTGTGATCTCTTGGAAGAGTCACATCAATTGACTCGAACATAGCTGTGTAGTAATTTAGTGTTTCTACAAAGCGTGGATAGAATGCAGCAGTGTTTGTGTTAGATTCTTGCTCAACAAGGGTCACTACTTTCGGAGACAAGCTCTTAACCAACCTCAACAGCCTATCCCGGTGATTCTGAGTGCTGACGCTCTCATCGGGCATGTGGTGCAGCATGAACGCAAAGTTGATAGCCAAAGCCTCCCCAGGTCGAACACAAAGATGCTCCAGCTGTACGTCACAACCAGACATGGAAGTGGCATGGAACTCAAATGGAACCTTGACCAACTCTGCAAGCTTAGACAACCTCTTTCCCACAATGTTTAGTCCTCCTCCACGGGCATAAGCTGACATGGAATCGTCAATACCTGTTATACGGATGTGGGGTGGTCCACCAGGCCTGGATGCAAAAGCTTGGATTAGAGTGACCCACTGACTCCCCTGACCTATTTGGAAATCAATGATGTGAACACTGTCCTCATCCTTCATGGCTTCTGCAATGGCTCCATTTGCAGACATGTACCCGAATTTGAAGTAAGGGCAAACCTCATAGAGAATATGCATGTAAGAAAGGAGTTCGCAACTCGCTGGTTCTTTGCATCTCAGTGCTTTGTAGATGTTACTCCCCGAAGATGCCTTCCGCGCAACTAGTCCTTCCAGCAAGTATGCACCCAACCTCTGAATTGGTTCACCCGAAACTGAAACCATCTGGCGTAACTCATCCATCATCCATTGTGCCATTAACAGATCATTATCTGCTACTGCTTTTGCACAGAAGATGAGGACTTGCTTCAAATCCTTTTTAGAGATTGATTCCATAATCTGTCCCCAGCTGTCCTCGTCTGGCAGGGAACTGCTCGCCCCATTCGGGAAAGTAATGCAATAGTTATCAAGAATATTGGAATCAGGACCCAGCATTACAGTTTCTAATTGTTTCAGCTTGTACTTTAAGTCAGTTGCATCATCGGTTATGCAGGATCCACTCATCGGAGAGCTGTAGGTCTGGTCAGGGGAATGGTACTGATCAGACAGATACGAATGAGAGTCTTGCTGTGACATCGGGCTTCCACTAGGTGAGAAACTGACATTTGATGGGGTGTTATAAACGGTGTAGCTACCATTAGACCAGGAAGACTCCAAAGTGCAGTAGTGTTCATGGAAACTCTGCAATGGGAGGTGGGTACTTTGGCTGCTCTCATTGTAATGTAGCCGCGGGTCCAAAGTTTGGAAACGAGGCAAGCAGTAGGCCTCTACTTCTTGGATTGGCTGATAATATAACTGGTTTGACATCCCTGAAATTCTCTGCTCCTTTGATGCTTGCATTGAAGAGTAGTCTAATTGTTGACTCTGTTGCCGAAATCTATCTTTCTATTTGTGTTATCCAAGCTTCGTTAGAGCTGCATAGGAAGCTTCAAATTCGCTTGCCAGAAGCATTATCTGTATTACAATAAGAGACCTTGGTTACACAGATATACGGAACAAAGAGGGCACAACATAATACAGAACCAGCATAATCTGCATAACAAAATAATGAGAGATCTGTGCAATACTGTAAAGATAACAAGTGCATTACTGGTGCAATATTAGTCTGATTTCCAAGTAAACTATGAAACCAAATGATCTCAAATCTCAATGGTAAACTTCTAATTAACAAGATTACAGAAACTAGAGAATGGAATACTAAACTAGTATGATCTGGTGTTCTTAGACATTCTCTGCAACTCTCTTTTCTAACCCTTTAACCACTCTCTGCTGCCACATTTTTTCCATTTCGATAGCCAAACAAAGTATGAAACTCTCCAACAAAATGAATCACAGGAAAACACTGACCATTCCATCCACCAAATCATCATCCCAACCATTCGGAAAAACAcccaaattttggttttttgagAAACCCCATTTGGTCCAAGACAATGATAAAGATTTAATCTTTTTCACAAACATTCAATTTCTAGTTCATAAACAAAAGGGTCGCCACCAAATCTGAAACAAAAACAACTTCAAAATTGAAGCTCCAGTCTTTCCAAGGGAAAAAACACAGAATTTGAAAACAGAGCGCCATAAAACCCACCAAAAGGAAAGCAAAGTTCGTAATGATATACCTTGAAGAAACATCAGCAACCCAGTTTCAGCAATGGAAAATCAACCATGAAAACACAACTCAGAGCTCAAAACTTTCCCCAAAAAAGGAAAGGACTGGTTTGTAACACAACCAGTAATACCAACGCAAAACAGAGGGTTTGAAAGCAAAAACCAGTAAATGATGACCTCTGATTTGAAAATATCAAGTCTCTGGTTGTACCttgtttgaaatttgaaggaatttgaagcttcgAATTCCACCACAGACCAGTCTTTTACTGACTGTGGGCGAGACTGActtagtgagagagagagagggaagaagaagagaacccACTTGTGGAATATAAAAACTCTGAGTTAGAAAAAGCCCTTTAAATAGTGTGAAATAACATTACTACCAGTGGGATTTGTTTGCAAAGTTGTACAATTGCATAGTTGGTTCAGTTGAAGTAACAGAAAAAACCTTCCACGCAACCACCATATGCTTCATGTCCACGAGGGGTTATTTCTTTCGGGCTTTATATGACACAAAGTTAGATTTTCATAAGTTCAAATTGTGATAAAATTAGATTTCATCACTTATGAACCGTTTGTTGGATTAGATTCTCTTATTTCAATCTCATCTGTTAAATATACAAACTCCCACCTTGCTCTCAGAAATAATTTGTATTCCACGTACAACACACAATTTACCTAGCATTAATTGGTAAATTAGTATCatacaattttgaaaaattttatttgaaaatttcacccACCAGTGCCCATGAACATTAaaccaatttgaaattttaattcttatgaaatttaaaacaataattaattagcCAAATTACGAGGAAAATATGTAAggaaaaagaatttgaaaaagaataTAGGAGAGTATAAATGTATTCGGAAGTGGAGGAAGAGTAATAGAATTTTGATCATATAAGTTGCTACTTTTTTTTGTGGGACCCCCCTATTTTTTTGGGCTAGATTTAGCCCAATTTTATGTTACCCAAGAAAGGAAGTTACAAGCTCCAATGGCTGATCTAGCTCTATTTTTCGGCTCATTAGAGATGAAATTTATCACTAAGGCTTGAAATGTAATAGCTTCATAGAGGATAAAGCCTCCATTGAGGATGTTCTAACACCATAAAAACGAGAACACAATTATATTACTTAAAGCGGATGTGCTTTCTTTATACAACTAAGTTCAAATTCTACTACCTATGATTTAATTTGGTTTATAGGAAATTATCgtttgtatataaaaaaacatcataaaagaaagaataaaagcaaaagtaagatTATGCCAAACTGCAAACTTTAATGAATTAGCTTTAAAATActacaaaattacaaatgaGATCTTATGTTGATACTATGGCATCATAGGTTCTTAAGCTAGATATGAAGTGACCAATATTCCCATTTTTCATAATCAATTGAAGTACGAATATCGAATCTTAATGGACcgtaataataaaattattcaaTCATTGACAATATAGTGCATATTTATGTTGCTCGGAACATATCTTACCAATTACGGACGAAATCAAGTACATTCATTCTCCTCATTTACAAATTCTTTCTACATTTATAATATATAGCTTAGTCGATCTAATACTATAATCTCAACCATAATCAAGTCATTTACACATCGCATCAACGATCTGAATCAGCACGTCTGTCCAGTTAACCTAAGATTACTATTAGTTTATAGCATTATTTACAAGCTAAATTCAATTTAATCTAGACGAGTGGAGGGGTACAAATGGTAGGAGAAAGGGTTTAGTGGGTCAATCTAGAAAGTGACACACACGGTTGAGCATAGAGAGAAGAGAACCTTGTTATGTTAATTTTAAAAGTGATAAATTAAGATGACGtaggaaaatttaaaaagtagTGCCTTCCACTTCCACTTGAGCTTTTCTTTGTCTTCCTAATCCAAGTTGTTCTTATTTTAATTGCAAAACAACTTTGATGGGGAttcccccaccccccccccccctccaaattgatatgaaattatatAAAATGATGCAAATATGTTTATAATTCAAGGAAGCGATGAAATCGTTTAAGTATTATAATTTAAtggtattattttttattttatttgtaagtgagatgttttTAGTTCTATAAACGAGTTTAACATCAATTTAATGTTTCACCTCTAAAGTAAGTGGATGAAATattagaagaaaaaggaagcgATAATCGAGTAATGAATTTTTTACTATAGCTGCAATTTAttctatatatttaatttacgCTAAGTACATATTCATTTATTCTCTGcccttgaatttattttttctttcaaaaaatagATAATTTGTGGTAAATCATGTTTATCCACTCATTTTCGATCCAAATAAGTTATGAGGAATTTCACCATGTGTGACCACAGTCAATTCTCCACCTTGATGATCAGTAGTACTTATCTTTGGTGAAGCACTTTATGCGCATGCTAAtacataaaatacaaaatatttatttgaaaGTTAGAAGATGTGAGTGCAGAAATCCCAATCAAATTCTTATTCCAGACATATTTAATTAACCCCAAAAGAATTTCAGACATTGAATCAATCAATGTTTATCATGCAAGTGATTCTCATCCCTAAATGTGATTTAATATTATGTTAATCTGCAGAATCAAAGTTGCAAAAGAACTTATGCAAAaagagtgcatttttgctcaatATCTTTGAGCCGCGGTGACGTTTGATTACTACCCTATTAATTATCATTAAATtagtttaaatttcaaaatttatgtagttaataaattaaatcaaatttatcCAACTGTAATCAATTGAGTGATGAATACCACCGTCCCAAGAGTGCAAAAATATTTCTGAGGAGAATGGGAATCTTGTTACTTCTTTGTCCCTCTAAGTGAGTCTACCTAATGGCCCACTCCCTTATCTTCAGTCGCCCTTTCTCCATTACTCCATTTGGCATtttgttgagagagagagagagagagagagagagagatgattaGTATTTTGCTTGAAGTAAGTATAAGTATTTAGCTTATTGCTCAAGTGAAAAGGACCTCTAATCTTCTCAAGTGGTTTTATTGTTGTGCTTTCATCGTTTGCATCCATTAGATCGACCAATCAAACAACGATAGATGCATGCGCATATAGATATAGGATATCACTTTCGAGTGAGGATGTTCGCATATCAAGATATACGCAAACGTTTCATCTTGAAGTCGTGTTCAATGATATAACATTTCATTTTTCATAAGACTTATATGTGATTCAATGTCCATAACGTACACATTTGTTTGAAGTAATAATGTTTGTGTCTCACGCAATGATGGACCCGAAGTAATGATGTTTTATCTCACGTGGTGATGAACCCAAAGTAATGATGTTTTGTCTCACGTAGATGAAAGTAGCTAGGGAGTTTCTATAGTATTGTAACGGAATTGATTTCGCCTACTAATTAGCCAAAGCTTTCAATAAAACCATTTGATTTCGGATTATGATAAGTTATACAAAAGTTAACAAAAGAAGGTGAAATTATATGTGCCTAAGTTGTACCCTAGGACCTCCCAAAGTTTGTAACCTAAAGAACCTCGTACAATTTGGTCCCAATAACAAGGAAGTCTAAGTATGACCACTACTTAGGTTGGCTGCATCGTAAGTCGTCCATCTGTGCATGATTGACTGTCAACTATCAATATAAATAAGTACTACAACACATCAAAGACTGTCATCTAACAACGAGTTACGCGTGCAAACAACTATTAGAAACATAACTAGTTAGTTTCCTACTTTCTACGAAGGAAGTGAGTGAGAGAAGCAAAAGGCATGATGAAACCTTGACTTTGTTGCATGTAAATTCCTATTCCCTATCATCACGCCGACCATGTTACGGCTTTTGGGAGATTGACAGCACCAAATGTTTCATGTTCTGCCTTTGCATGCTTTACACTTTCCAAGTTTTGTCCTCATCTCATTTTCCCCCAAAGTTGCAGGCTTTGCCTTTGTCATTGCTTGAAAGGGATCATcttcggatctcttccaccaaatcctACCAATTAACAAATTCGaatccttaaaatttgatcaaacggctaaagttattataacttttaaaggaacCTGCTGTTTTTAgcagttggatcaaatttcaagagcccGAATTTGTTGATTGGTAGGATTTGATGGAAGGGATCGGATCCCTTTCCGTCTTTGCCAACCCTTCAAACTCAAAACTGGATCCAAACTCCAATTTTTGTTCTGCATTTTAGGTCACACATAGGTCCCCTCCATCGACCCTTTTCGATTTGCCAACACAAGAACTTGATTTTTGTCTCAACTTTTGAACTTTGTTGGATTATTATACTCGATATCTCTTGAGATCATTCTTTATGTAATTAATGTGAGTCATGGACTCATGGGATTAGGGTAATTAAATATAACATGCGTCCATGAAAAGTAATGAACGTGAAACTTGCTTGCGTGTCGATTTGGAAGCTCAAGTGGTTAAGAGTATTCGTTATTGCATTTGAAGTTTCGTGTTcgattttctttttgtgttgtCGCTTGTATAAAAGGTTGGTCGAAAGGctcaaaatacaaaagaaatatgcaaagCCCATCAAAAGCAATGGCAGAACCGAAGACCAAATATGAGCCAAAGCCCTTACAGGTTGAGAGCCCAGAAGCCCAATTTCACAGAAGCTCAACTTCTGATGACAAAGGAGCTACTGGAGTCTTGCACTTGCACTACTGCCTTGAATCTTGCATTCAAATATAACAGGTCTTGGCACATTTAATTTTTCCAGGAATTGAGTTAATTAATTTCATTGACATGAGACCTTATTAAGTATTGCGAAAAAAAAAGGCCCGTTAAGATTATGTATTTTGGTCTTATTCAGTGTGAGAGTCTAAAAGATGTTTTAGTCATACAGCCTTACCGAATATCTTATTGTACAGTTGCCCTTTTGTGActtgttgaaagaaaaaaaaatcatttaatatgaTTGAAAGCTGAATATAACCTCACTTTGGAATGTTTTCTGAGTAAATTTCTGCGGGACATATGCTTCCATAGcagcaatcttcaatttaaatttaataatGGGCATTTGGAATCTTGCAATCAAGGAATAAACTCATAGTGGCAAGAGACATGGCCTGcaggaaaacattaaaaaataaatattattttattgtggCAAAAATAATTGACATCATAAGCAAACAAGTTACAGTCGATCCCATGTGAGTCATGGTCCTTTTTTGAAGGTTACGGACAAGATTTTGACAGCAAGAAAACGAAGAGGAATTAGTGATTTCAAATCATTATGAACATAtataatcattttaaatttactacatttaggtttttttttaggaCCTCAACGGAACGATGGTTACTACATtcagttatttcacataataacttccttcaaattttccatTCTAAGATTATAAGAAACGATAAGATATTCGGTAAGGCTGTATGACTAAGACATCTTTTAGACTCTCACACCGAATAAGACCAAAATACATAATCTTATATTTTCTGAAAAGAGCCTTACGAATGAACTGATCAAGTGCCCTTACCAAGTTTTTCTCTTAAGAAAACTAACCACGTTATCCAAATCTCACATCACATGGCTAACCCACCAACATTTGTATGGACATGTCACATGCTCCTTTCTTCACTCTTTTTGGTTTTATGctaaaaacagaaagaaaaaagataatGAAGGACTTACTTGGATCAAGTTCTGTAATTAGAGCAGCACCCTTAAAGTAGCAAGATCCACCTTTGTGTTTGAATCTTTGGAAGTAGCTGTTGAATGCATAGGAAGCATGGTCTTTCAGAGTGTTAGGGAAATAGCAAGCTTGGTTCACCTGAATCTTGCTACAATCTGCACCTCCTCCTCCCCCGCAAGCCCAATCCATTGCTGCCTGTAACTCGCTGTCCGGCGTCTGCTCGTCAGCGATGCACCATTGCTCAAACTCCGCAACTGAAAAATGTAgtgcgcgcgcacacacacattaAGTGACAATGCTAGTAGAAAATAAATCACACTAAAGTTTCTTTTTAGGGTTCGATACATGGAGACTGAACTTATATGCATCATGCATGGACGCGAAACTCAAAAAGTTGTGTGATTAGGTTACCTGATTTGAGAGGAGCAACTGAGAGAACGAGCAGAGAAATTATCACCTTTATCAGAAAATTCGAcatttcagagagagagagagagaggtttgttTTTACTAGGGATGACCTATCCGAATGAAAGTCTCGGTGGCCAGGACCAGAGCCACCtctacatatacatatatatatatatatatatatatatatatatatatatattatgtattagTGTAAAACTTTGGAAATTAGTGTTTTAAGGATCTCTTTTAAGAATttaagcagatgcaagagatgGGCACATTACCGTGTTATGGAGAAAGAAATTTGATTTCAGGTGCAATATAAAAACTAATGCAGTGTAATGGGGTTTATTCGACAAgatttttggtattttggttttttggcCATTCCGTCAGTAAATAATTGGAGACTCATGTATCGTAGGCTATGTTTTAGGGGTGGGTGGGGATTTGGTAATTGTTACTAAATATGCTTTTGGTGGCTTAGGAAGCTGTATTAGCATCATGAAGGTGTTTATACTATCATGAAGAGGGTTGAGATGTTGCA
This window harbors:
- the LOC126582625 gene encoding scarecrow-like transcription factor PAT1, whose protein sequence is MQASKEQRISGMSNQLYYQPIQEVEAYCLPRFQTLDPRLHYNESSQSTHLPLQSFHEHYCTLESSWSNGSYTVYNTPSNVSFSPSGSPMSQQDSHSYLSDQYHSPDQTYSSPMSGSCITDDATDLKYKLKQLETVMLGPDSNILDNYCITFPNGASSSLPDEDSWGQIMESISKKDLKQVLIFCAKAVADNDLLMAQWMMDELRQMVSVSGEPIQRLGAYLLEGLVARKASSGSNIYKALRCKEPASCELLSYMHILYEVCPYFKFGYMSANGAIAEAMKDEDSVHIIDFQIGQGSQWVTLIQAFASRPGGPPHIRITGIDDSMSAYARGGGLNIVGKRLSKLAELVKVPFEFHATSMSGCDVQLEHLCVRPGEALAINFAFMLHHMPDESVSTQNHRDRLLRLVKSLSPKVVTLVEQESNTNTAAFYPRFVETLNYYTAMFESIDVTLPRDHKERINVEQHCLAREVVNIIACEGVERVERHELLGKWRLRFAMAGFTPYPLSSLVNATIKTLLDNYSDKYRLEERDGALYLGWKNRDLVASCAWRCKPSTN
- the LOC126634384 gene encoding glucan endo-1,3-beta-glucosidase 1, with product MSNFLIKVIISLLVLSVAPLKSVAEFEQWCIADEQTPDSELQAAMDWACGGGGGADCSKIQVNQACYFPNTLKDHASYAFNSYFQRFKHKGGSCYFKGAALITELDPSHVSCHYEFIP